In a single window of the Drosophila miranda strain MSH22 chromosome XL, D.miranda_PacBio2.1, whole genome shotgun sequence genome:
- the LOC108161350 gene encoding protein xmas-2 — MDVSRPGAYNYKTLLCTNIPELFLDKFVARTHFGRFGNLVNFVLRPCRMTCTVSYATEEEAELALHEGNVYNGHEFHMSYAENETAPAQKTEQWVDPEVQAELNALSSGWPKEYQPSKPIKMTPELPAAGSRSQQHSSSQAPSERREREPPAQSKAYAQELEAVMLRPAYTSEEKYRVLDARDKLLRLNQSHRQLDIQKSGSTQGYCPDMCPEKERLLREFQRQVSVFELQPDSLSRQPGGLISHELALKQYSRSSADQETPLPHELRGEPALHMTMSYLMHEIMDNDREPLGDWFHFVWDRTRSIRKEITQQELCSLGAVKLVEQCARFHIHCAGRLVAEDPSVFDGKINADNLTKCLQTLKYMYHDLRLKGVQCPREAEFRGYIVLLNLADANFLWDVGQLPDELQTCAEIRQAIQFYLSLQDTNFVRFFQLLRHPETSYLSACILVRYFTRLRVLALHRLIQGYRAPRKNEVSSLPLAYVAQMLACESQQEAANFVQHYGLEINQDNRVVLTSMDNPEVDYKLERQLELVESKRYQSVGECICGEPLPPKTLYSSHRPHNSFNAHQMLKRSAWSAKDQMPNQEPEEDSLKPPHQRDNLFKVPMQPATAGAGGFSFSPPKSRMQEAAAVALAEQQRQQQAQRAQEEARMMALQQAIAAAKQREAELMALQAAKAAEAERVRQQRQQEQEAELLRRRHEQEAEQQRKQQQVQQMQETLEQQERQRREQQQLQVQQRESRQQAQALRLYEELFEETLHSIASHQHILEQQFRQYFDHMVDSITSELVEREVQKSIYEMGLMRIYWRRWRDFRRVQQQKDTLFNQLPLSFGAEKPEQLVDEQSVEDSLRLIRRYRQGEACNYNQLLTGMGDRSCWLKLDLWKVLAQYLPQGQPGARRFYKLLLSLPEGEKGLKFDYSLDRGLLQRPPLQNTDEPVPVPQPGGYIHGVAHGVALSVLKIRVGQESRSSTWAHADGIVCFASSSDLQEIPHRLQSIIQESRCADVALVLESPMHAPTLEEGLWRQLKQQLDQLGLRSWSILCQRETSQRSQLMPMMQSALTFLAQQPHRSRGGILRQEELRGFLVDNLGPELFRRLRHAADVDQTIRRKSRESPQFCVELYNEAVRRLQLVAGEDLQHCPQFPQDLRPFVEPLSTLEPLPESRLEYFVSGWERPNQRGRIVQLLELAKLPQMPALPLRRDKQEDLCQWVLDCVQASQQEDLVECICLQAVPCLEQEAPNYLDLTQLLALERLQFVLRRELDLPKVIVYRTRTMKSYFQSPWYYDFQQPEPGSPEPPVEAVESPPPMEELNFDDIVSKAESVLAICEKLSEERRTLRDLNVARTPKYQSSSSSGSSSRYPQQKQKHDAENLPKRQRMDL; from the exons ATGGACGTTTCCCGCCCAGGCGCCTACAACTATAAAACGCTACT ATGCACCAATATACCCGAACTGTTCCTGGACAAATTCGTGGCCCGCACACATTTCGGGCGCTTTGGAAATTTGGTAAATTTCGTGCTCCGACCGTGTCGCATGACCTGCACTGTGAGCTATGCCACCGAGGAGGAGGCAGAGCTAGCCCTGCACGAAGGCAACGTCTACAACGGGCACGAGTTCCACATGTCGTATGCCGAGAACGAGACCGCACCGGCCCAAAAGACAGAGCAGTGGGTGGATCCCGAAGTGCAGGCCGAACTGAATGCCCTAAGCAGCGGCTGGCCGAAAGAATACCAGCCTTCGAAGCCCATCAAAATGACTCCCGAGCTGCCTGCGGCTGGCTCCAGATCGCAACAACATTCCTCTTCGCAGGCACCCAGCGAACGTAGAGAGCGAGAGCCGCCCGCCCAGTCCAAGGCCTACGCACAGGAGCTGGAGGCTGTGATGTTGCGGCCCGCGTACACCAGCGAGGAGAAGTACCGGGTACTCGATGCTAGGGACAAGCTGCTGCGTCTCAACCAGTCACACCGTCAGCTGGATATCCAGAAGTCGGGCAGCACTCAGGGCTATTGCCCGGACATGTGTCCGGAGAAGGAGCGCCTGCTGCGTGAGTTCCAGCGCCAGGTGTCCGTTTTCGAGCTGCAGCCCGACTCTCTGTCGCGGCAGCCCGGTGGCTTGATCTCCCATGAGCTGGCCCTCAAGCAATATTCACGCAGCAGTGCCGACCAGGAGACGCCGCTGCCTCACGAACTGCGCGGCGAGCCCGCGCTGCACATGACCATGAGCTACCTGATGCACGAGATCATGGACAACGACCGGGAGCCGCTGGGCGATTGGTTCCACTTTGTGTGGGACCGCACGCGCTCCATTCGGAAGGAGATCACCCAGCAGGAGCTCTGCTCTTTGGGAGCCGTCAAGCTGGTGGAGCAGTGTGCCCGCTTTCACATCCACTGCGCGGGTCGTCTGGTGGCCGAGGATCCCAGTGTCTTCGATGGCAAGATCAATGCGGACAATCTAACCAAGTGTCTGCAGACGCTGAAGTACATGTACCACGACCTCCGGCTGAAGGGGGTACAGTGCCCCAGGGAGGCCGAGTTTCGGGGCTACATTGTCCTGCTAAATCTGGCCGATGCCAACTTCCTGTGGGACGTGGGCCAGCTGCCCGACGAGCTGCAGACCTGCGCTGAGATCCGGCAGGCCATCCAGTTTTATCTGTCGCTGCAGGACACCAACTTTGTGCGCTTCTTCCAGCTGCTGAGGCATCCGGAAACAAGCTATCTGAGTGCCTGCATCCTCGTGAGGTACTTCACACGCCTGCGCGTGCTCGCCCTGCACCGCCTCATCCAGGGCTACAGGGCACCACGCAAGAACGAGGTGTCCTCGCTGCCCCTCGCCTATGTGGCCCAGATGCTGGCCTGTGAAAGCCAGCAGGAGGCCGCCAACTTTGTCCAGCACTATGGCCTGGAGATCAACCAGGACAATCGCGTAGTACTCACCTCAATGGACAATCCGGAGGTGGACTACAAGCTGGAGCGTCAGCTGGAG CTGGTGGAGTCCAAGCGATATCAGAGCGTGGGTGAATGCATCTGCGGCGAGCCCCTGCCGCCCAAGACCCTCTATAGCAGCCATCGTCCGCACAACAGTTTCAATGCGCACCAAATGCTGAAGAGAAGCGCCTGGTCGGCCAAGGATCAGATGCCCAACCAGGAGCCAGAAGAGGATTCCCTCAAACCACCTCATCAAAGGGACAACCTGTTTAAGGTGCCCATGCAGCCGGCAACAGCGGGCGCAGGAGGCTTCAGCTTTTCGCCGCCCAAATCGAGGATGCAGGAGGCAGCGGCTGTTGCTCTGGCAGAGCAACAGCGCCAGCAGCAGGCCCAAAGGGCCCAGGAAGAGGCCAGAATGATGGCTCTGCAGCAGGCCATAGCTGCGGCCAAGCAGCGTGAGGCCGAACTTATGGCTCTCCAGGCAGCTAAGGCTGCGGAAGCGGAGCGCGTGCGCCAGCAGCGCCAGCAAGAGCAGGAGGCGGAGTTGCTGCGTCGCAGGCACGAACAGGAGGCGGAGCAGCAGCGAAAGCAGCAACAGGTGCAGCAAATGCAGGAGACGCTGGAACAGCAGGAGAGACAGCGTCGGGAGCAGCAACAACTGCAGGTGCAGCAGCGTGAGTCCCGCCAGCAGGCCCAGGCCCTCCGCCTGTACGAGGAACTGTTCGAGGAGACGCTGCACAGTATAGCTTCCCACCAGCATATTCTCGAGCAGCAGTTCCGCCAATACTTTGATCACATGGTGGATAGCATCACCAGTGAGCTGGTGGAGCGCGAGGTCCAGAAGTCCATCTACGAGATGGGTCTGATGCGCATTTATTGGCGGCGGTGGCGCGACTTTCGTCGTGttcagcagcagaaggacaCGCTGTTCAACCAGCTGCCGCTCAGCTTCGGTGCCGAGAAGCCGGAACAACTGGTCGACGAGCAGTCCGTGGAGGATTCGCTGCGTCTCATACGACGCTATCGGCAGGGCGAGGCCTGCAACTATAACCAGCTGCTGACCGGCATGGGTGATCGCAGCTGCTGGCTGAAGCTGGATCTCTGGAAGGTGCTCGCCCAGTATCTGCCGCAGGGCCAGCCAGGAGCGCGACGCTTCTACAAGCTGCTGCTCTCCCTCCCCGAGGGCGAGAAGGGACTCAAGTTTGACTACAGCCTGGATCGAGGACTCCTGCAGCGGCCGCCGCTGCAGAACACAGACGaaccggtgccggtgccgcaGCCAGGCGGCTATATACATGGCGTGGCCCATGGCGTGGCCCTCAGTGTGCTGAAGATTCGCGTTGGACAAGAGTCCAGGTCATCGACATGGGCCCATGCCGATGGTATCGTTTGCTTTGCCAGCTCTTCGGACCTGCAGGAGATCCCCCATCGCCTCCAGTCCATCATCCAGGAGAGTCGTTGCGCCGATGTAGCTCTGGTCTTGGAGAGTCCGATGCACGCGCCGACACTCGAGGAGGGGCTGTGGCGGCAGCTGAAGCAGCAGCTCGATCAACTGGGCCTCCGATCCTGGAGTATCTTATGCCAGCGGGAGACGTCGCAGCGCAGTCAGCTGATGCCGATGATGCAGTCGGCCCTGACGTTTCTGGCCCAGCAGCCGCATCGCAGCCGCGGCGGGATTCTTCGGCAAGAAGAGCTGCGGGGTTTCCTTGTCGACAACCTGGGGCCGGAGCTATTCCGACGCCTCAGGCATGCGGCAGACGTAGACCAGACCATCCGGCGGAAGAGCCGTGAGTCGCCGCAGTTCTGCGTTGAGTTATACAATGAGGCAGTGCGTCGCCTGCAGCTGGTGGCTGGCGAGGATCTGCAGCACTGTCCTCAGTTCCCACAGGACCTGCGTCCGTTCGTAGAGCCCTTGTCTACGCTGGAGCCCCTGCCAGAGAGCCGTCTGGAATACTTTGTGTCCGGATGGGAGCGACCGAACCAACGCGGGCGCATTGTCCAGCTGCTGGAACTGGCCAAGCTGCCTCAGATGCCTGCGCTGCCATTGCGCCGAGATAAGCAGGAAGACCTCTGCCAGTGGGTGCTGGACTGTGTCCAGGCAAGCCAGCAGGAGGATCTGGTGGAGTGCATCTGCCTGCAGGCCGTACCCTGCTTGGAGCAGGAGGCGCCCAACTACCTGGACCTAACGCAGCTGTTGGCCCTGGAGCGACTGCAGTTTGTGCTGCGACGGGAGCTGGACCTCCCCAAGGTCATTGTCTACAGGACACGCACCATGAAGAGCTACTTCCAATCGCCGTGGTACTACGATTTTCAGCAGCCCGAACCAGGTTCCCCCGAACCACCTGTCGAGGCGGTAGAGTCTCCCCCGCCCATGGAGGAGCTTAACTTTGACGACATCGTGAGCAAAGCTGAGAGCGTGCTGGCCATCTGCGAAAAACTGAGTGAAGAGCGCCGCACCCTGAGGGATCTCAATGTGGCGCGCACGCCGAAGtaccagagcagcagcagcagcggcagcagcagtaggTATCCCcaacagaagcagaagcacGACGCCGAGAATCTTCCCAAACGCCAGCGAATGGACCTTTGA